AAGGAAATATTTGATAGGGACAGGGAAAAGATAATAGCCCAGTTTGCAGAATTTACCTTTGATTTACATGAAAAAGGAGTTGAATTTGATGATTATTCGCCTGGAAATGTTCTTATAAGGAAGGAAGATTCTGACAGATATGGATTTTATCTGATAGATCTTAACAGAATGACATTCCGTAAAAGTCTTGATTTTAATGCAAGAATGAAGAATGTCTCAAGAATGATGGAAGATAAGGAATATGTGGAAATATTTTCAAAATATTATTCAGAGCTTTATAAAAAGCCTTACAGTGAAGTATATGATAAACTTTACGGTTATATAAACAGGCATAAAATTTATGTTGCAGTAAAGGACAATACAAGAACCTTCAGATATTTCTTTAAAAGAAAGAAAAGATAGGATAAGTCTGGAGCAGAGGGAAACGAAAGGGAAAAAAGAAAATGGATAAAAATTATGATGTAATTGTTGTAGGGGCAGGGCATGCAGGAGTGGAAGCAGCCCTTGCATCAGCTAGAATGGGACTGAAAACGGCACTGTTTACAATCTATTTAGACAGTATTGCCATGATGTCCTGTAATCCTTCAGTGGGAGGACCGGGAAAAAGCCATCTTGTATCAGAGCTTGGAATGCTTGGTGGGGAAATGGCAAGACATATAGACAACTACAACCTTCAGCTGAAAAATCTGAATCATACAAAGGGGCTTGCTTCAAGAATAACCAGGGCACAGGCTGACAAATACTGGTACAGGGTAAAAATGAGGGGAATAGTTGAAACTGAAGAAAATCTGTATATAGTTCAGGGAATTGTAAATGATCTTATTGTTGAAGACGGAAGTGTAAAGGGTGTAGTAGACAATCTGGGAGTGGAGTATTCTGCAAAGGCTGTTGTACTTTGTACAGGAACATTTTTAAAAGGTCAGTTTATAATGGGGGATGTAAAATATTCTGCAGGAAGACAGGGGGAGCCCTCCAGTGATGAACTGCCTGACAATCTTATAAAATACGGTTTTGAACTTGACAGGTACCAGACTGCAACTCCTCCGAGAGTGGACAGAAAGAGTATTGATTTTTCAAAAATGGAAGAACTGAAGGGAGAAGACAAGCCAAGATATTTTTCATATGAAACAGAAAAGGAATATAACCAGGTGCTTCCAACATGGCTTACATTTACAACTGAAAAAACGATAGAAACAGGAAAGGAAATGCTTAAATATTCTCCGATTGTAACAGGAGTTGTAAGTACGAAGGGACCGAGACACTGTCCTTCGCTGGATAGGAAAATAATGAACTTTCCGGAAAAGACAAATCATCAGATTTTTCTGGAGCAGGAATCTGTAGAATCAAATGAAATATATATAAACGGATTTACGACAGCAATGCCTCCATTTGCACAGGAAGCAATGCTTAAAACAATAGCAGGGCTTGAAAATGCCAAAATAGTAAGATATGGTTATGCTGTGGAATATGACTTTATTCCTGCATATCAGCTAAATCTGACACTGGAAACAAAAGTAGTCAAGGGACTTTACACTGCAGGAACGATAAACGGTACAAGCGGTTATGAGGAGGCGGCATGTCAGGGATTCATAGCTGGAGTAAATGCCGCAAGGAAAATACTTGGGAAAAGGGAAATAATAATTGAAAGAAGTGAGGGATATATAGGAGTCCTTATAGATGACATAATAAACAAGAAGACACCTGAGCCATACAGGGTACTGCCGTCAAGGGCTGAATATAGGCTTACACTGAGACAGGACAACATATTTATAAGGCTGCTTGAAAAATCTAAGGAAATAGGACTTTTAAACAGTGAAAAGCTTAAAGAACTGGAAAATGTAAGAAATGAAATAGAAACAGAAATAGAAAGACTGAAGGGAATAACAGTTTATCCAACAAAGGAAACAAATGAAAAGCTTGAAAGAATAGGAAAAGAATTTAACATTAAAAATGGAAGTGAAGATATTTCCACAAAAAGTGCAAATAGTCCTGTTTCAGCTTTTGAATTTCTGGCGAGAAAGGAAATA
This window of the Leptotrichia sp. oral taxon 215 str. W9775 genome carries:
- the mnmG gene encoding tRNA uridine-5-carboxymethylaminomethyl(34) synthesis enzyme MnmG, translating into MDKNYDVIVVGAGHAGVEAALASARMGLKTALFTIYLDSIAMMSCNPSVGGPGKSHLVSELGMLGGEMARHIDNYNLQLKNLNHTKGLASRITRAQADKYWYRVKMRGIVETEENLYIVQGIVNDLIVEDGSVKGVVDNLGVEYSAKAVVLCTGTFLKGQFIMGDVKYSAGRQGEPSSDELPDNLIKYGFELDRYQTATPPRVDRKSIDFSKMEELKGEDKPRYFSYETEKEYNQVLPTWLTFTTEKTIETGKEMLKYSPIVTGVVSTKGPRHCPSLDRKIMNFPEKTNHQIFLEQESVESNEIYINGFTTAMPPFAQEAMLKTIAGLENAKIVRYGYAVEYDFIPAYQLNLTLETKVVKGLYTAGTINGTSGYEEAACQGFIAGVNAARKILGKREIIIERSEGYIGVLIDDIINKKTPEPYRVLPSRAEYRLTLRQDNIFIRLLEKSKEIGLLNSEKLKELENVRNEIETEIERLKGITVYPTKETNEKLERIGKEFNIKNGSEDISTKSANSPVSAFEFLARKEISYDNLSEFVETVDLSPLAKEQVEINAKYNVFIEREKAQIEKFEKLEKMEIPENIDYEKIQGLSNIAISGLMYGNPATIGQASRISGVTYNDIALLIAVIKENHK